The genomic stretch CGCTACGACCCGGCCGCCTCCCCGGACGGCCTGCGCGGCAGCGAGGGCACCTTCTCGCTGTGCAGCTTCCTCTACGTCGACGCCCTGGCCCACTCCGACCGCCTCGACCAGGCCCGCTACGCCTTCGACAAGATGCTCACCTACGCCAACCACGTGGGCCTGTTCGGGGAGGAGATCGGCCCCACCGGCGAACAACTGGGCAACTTCCCCCAGGCCTTCACCCACCTCGCCCTGATCACCGCGGCCCTGACCCTGGACGAGGAACTCAACCGGCCGGTGCACCCGCGCTGGAAGAACTGAGCACTCACACCTTGGCGAGCCAGTCCGTCAGGATCCCGTTGACCTCGGCGGGGCGTTCCTGCTGGATCCAATGACCGCAGCCGTCGAGAAGGTGGGACGAGACCAGGCCCGGCAGCGTGACCGGGTACGCCTCGATCGCCTCGGCCAGCCAGGTCGTCGAGGCGTCCAGGGTGCCGCCGGCGAACAGGGACGGCTGGGTGATGGGCGCGCCGTCGAAGGCCGCGAGATCCTCCCAGTCACGGTCCATGTTGCGATACCGGTTGAGCGCCCCGGTCAGCCCCGTCCGCTCGAACTCTCCAGCGTAGACGTCGAGTTCGCTCTCGCTCAGCCAGCCGGGCAACCGGCCGAGCGGGAAGCGGTCGCGCAACGTCCCGCCCCTGCCGACGAAATGGGGATCGGGGGCGCCGGGAGCGGGCATCGTGTCGGCGGACAGCGCGGCGTAGAAGCCCGCGAGCCAGCCCCGTACATCGGGTTCGATCTCCGCCTCGGCGCGGCCCGGCTCCTGGAAGTACGAGACGTAGAACTCCTCGTCCCCGCCCATCCCGGCGAAGACATCGCTCGGGCGCGGCCCGCCGCGCGGGGTGTAGGGAACGCTCAGCAGCCCCACCGCGCGGAACACCTCGGGCCTGAGCAGGGCGGAGTTCGCGGCGATCGTGGCACCCCAGTCATGGCCGACCACGATCGCCGACTCCGCACCCAGGGCACGCACCACGGACACGTTGTCCTCGACCAGATCGAGCATCCGGTACGCCTCGGTCGCGGCCGGCTTGGAGGAGCGGCCGTAGCCACGTACGTCGATGGCGACCGCCCGGTACCCGGCCGCGGCGAGGGCCGGCAGCTGGTGGCGCCAGGAGTACCAGCTCTCCGGGAAGCCATGGATCAGCAGCACCAGCGGCCCGGAGCCCGACTCCGCGAGGTGGATGCGGCCTGCCGGGGAGGGGATCAGTCGGTGTGTGACGGGGGCGGGGTGCTGCGGCATGGTCTCCTCCAGGCGGGTTGATCCGGCGGACGGGTTGATCCCGAGCATGCGGAAGATCCGGCCGCGAGGACGAACGCGTTTGCCAGTTCAGCAAGTTCTCGGCGCGGCTCGTACGCCATGCTGTTTCGGCCGCAGGAAATTCACTCGCCCGCCCTCACCCCGGCGCACTACGCTCCGGCTGCACGACACAGGTGCGACATGCGACGGCGAGGGGAGCCGGCATGGAGGTCCCGGGCGTGCGGACGGACCGTTTGGGTGTGCTGATCGACCAGTTCGACCGCGCCAAGGAGATGGCCCAGGTACGGCTGACCGGACTCGGCGACGAGGAGTACCTGTGGGAGCCCGTCCCCGGGTGCTGGTCGCTGCGGCGCCGCAGCGAGGCGACGACGCCCAGGGCGTTCGGGCCGGGGGAGTGGGTGCTCGACCTGGGCGCGCCGGACATCCCGGCCAACGAGTACGACGAGATCGCCCGGCAGGCCGCGAGCGGTATGAGCGTCGCCAAGATCGCCGAGGACTGGAGTGTGAGCGTCGAGCGGGTCCAGGACGTCCTCGACCACACCGGCACTCCGGAGCCCGACAAGACCGCGGTCACCACCATCGCGTGGCGGCTGGCCCATCTGCACGTCCAGTTCGCGGGCCAGTGGGAGTGGACCTTCGGCGACCGTCGCCAGGACCCCAAGCTGATGGTCGACTTCACCCCCTCAGCCGCCCTGACCCTGGAACGGTTCTGGCCCCTGGTGGACCGCTGGCGAGACCGCGTCGCCGCCCTGACCGACGAGGAGCTCGACACGGTCGGCCTCTCGCAGTACCCCTACGGCTCCGACCCCGACGAACCCTTCATCAGCGTCCTGTCGGGCAGCAGCCTGGAGTTCATCCACCACATGGCCGAGATCGCCCTGCTGCGCGACCTGTACGCGGCCCGCTAGCTCTCGCCCCGGCGCCGAGCCGAGTCGACTTTCGCGGCCAGCACGCCCATCTCGTGCAACAGGGCGAAGTACTTGGACGCGTATGCGTCGTCTCCGATGGACGGAAGGACATTCCCCAACACCGCGGTCTCTTTGCGCAGGACGCCCTGGCGCCACTCGTCCAGGGGCCCCTCCATCGCCGACGCGACACATCCGGCGAGAGCGGTGTCGAGCGACACCATGCAGGTGCCTTCGGGCTCACGCCGGTAGAACCCCCGGGGAAACGGCAGCGCCATGAACTCGTCCCAGAGCCGCGACAGTTGATCCGCCTTCGTTTCCGCCATGCACGTGATCATCCCGCATGACCAGGGGTCAGTCCATCGGCGTCAGGACGTCGTCCTCGTCGAGGAAGTAGCTGCCCTTCGCCAGGCCGTCCACGGTGTTGTTCTTGAGCCACTGCCTGGACATCCGGTGCACCGTCTTGTGCCTGTCTTCCCAGGGGATCTGATGGCCCGCGCAGGCGACGCGGAACATCAACTTGTGCGAGCCGGGAATGGCGTCGTAGAGCGCGGGCACCGAGAAGTGCAACAGGCCGAGGTCGGGAGCCGTGTTCACGATGGAGTCGAGGTCCCCGTAGATGATGAGCACGGGGACGTCCGCGCCGAGGA from Streptomyces davaonensis JCM 4913 encodes the following:
- a CDS encoding alpha/beta fold hydrolase; protein product: MPQHPAPVTHRLIPSPAGRIHLAESGSGPLVLLIHGFPESWYSWRHQLPALAAAGYRAVAIDVRGYGRSSKPAATEAYRMLDLVEDNVSVVRALGAESAIVVGHDWGATIAANSALLRPEVFRAVGLLSVPYTPRGGPRPSDVFAGMGGDEEFYVSYFQEPGRAEAEIEPDVRGWLAGFYAALSADTMPAPGAPDPHFVGRGGTLRDRFPLGRLPGWLSESELDVYAGEFERTGLTGALNRYRNMDRDWEDLAAFDGAPITQPSLFAGGTLDASTTWLAEAIEAYPVTLPGLVSSHLLDGCGHWIQQERPAEVNGILTDWLAKV
- a CDS encoding DinB family protein, with the protein product MEVPGVRTDRLGVLIDQFDRAKEMAQVRLTGLGDEEYLWEPVPGCWSLRRRSEATTPRAFGPGEWVLDLGAPDIPANEYDEIARQAASGMSVAKIAEDWSVSVERVQDVLDHTGTPEPDKTAVTTIAWRLAHLHVQFAGQWEWTFGDRRQDPKLMVDFTPSAALTLERFWPLVDRWRDRVAALTDEELDTVGLSQYPYGSDPDEPFISVLSGSSLEFIHHMAEIALLRDLYAAR